From a single Eretmochelys imbricata isolate rEreImb1 chromosome 13, rEreImb1.hap1, whole genome shotgun sequence genomic region:
- the LOC144273176 gene encoding ribonuclease-like has protein sequence MEEADPHPVLSPSISPLTPLQVDPVTDTAMAPQGPCPLLFLILVLLATSLAQESSSAPNGQGDCKRLMQRRGLTCPTCKASNIFIHAPFSQVQNICGCGGKHVYGNIYVSIAHFDITECQLTSSFQGRCRYRTTVLRSGICVTCL, from the exons ATGGAGGAGGCAGATCCCCACCCCGTGCTGTCTCCATCcatctcccccctcaccccactgcagGTCGATCCAGTGACAGACACGGCCATGGCTCCGCAGGGACCCTGCCCCTTGCTCTTCCTGATCCTCGTCCTGCTGGCCACCAGCCTGGCGCAGGAAAG CTCCAGCGCCCCCAATGGCCAGGGCGACTGCAAGCGCCTGATGCAGCGCCGCGGCCTGACCTGCCCCACCTGCAAAGCCAGCAACATCTTCATCCATGCCCCCTTCAGTCAAGTCCAAAACATCTGCGGCTGCGGAGGGAAACACGTCTACGGAAACATCTATGTCAGTATCGCACACTTCGACATCACCGAGTGCCAGCTGACATCCTCATTCCAAGGGCGCTGTAGATACAGAACCACAGTCCTCAGAAGTGGGATCTGTGTGACCTGTCTCTAG